CAAATTTTAGTAAAAAAATACCGACAGCGGTTTGAACTGCGCCCTAAATTTCGGACAGTTTAATAAAAGACCGGCTGCTTTTTAGGCAGCTATAAGATGGCTTCGATATTCAATCGGAGTCATCTTTTTTAGATTCCATTGTCTTCTTGATTCGTTGTA
The window above is part of the Sporosarcina sp. 6E9 genome. Proteins encoded here:
- a CDS encoding IS3 family transposase, which gives rise to YNESRRQWNLKKMTPIEYRSHLIAA